A genomic window from Nocardioides rotundus includes:
- a CDS encoding mannose-1-phosphate guanylyltransferase, which produces MDDFWAVVPAGGSGTRLWPLSRRARPKFLLDLTGSGRTLLQATVDRLEPLTGDRVVVVTGAAHREAVLDQLPVLDPADVLAEPSPRDSMAAIGLAAAVLERRDPDTVLGSFAADHVIADPDAFRAAVNAGAAAARAGWLVTIGIAPTHPATGFGYVRVGELLPDLPGVHRAEAFVEKPSADVAREYVAGGDHRWNAGMFLARPGVLLDLLAEQDPDFAADLRRIAADPALLEEIWPRLPRIAVDHAVAEPAAAAGRVAVVPADLGWDDVGDFASLGTVAGEAGLTVVGDPAQVRSVDASGLVVADGSRVVAVVGLDDVVVVDTPDALLVTTAARAQDVRRIVTELGDEGRDELL; this is translated from the coding sequence ATGGACGACTTCTGGGCCGTCGTACCCGCCGGCGGGTCCGGGACCCGGCTCTGGCCGCTGTCGCGCCGGGCGCGGCCGAAGTTCCTCCTCGACCTGACCGGCTCCGGCCGGACCCTGCTGCAGGCGACCGTGGACCGGCTGGAGCCGCTCACCGGGGACCGGGTGGTGGTGGTGACCGGTGCGGCGCACCGCGAGGCCGTGCTCGACCAGCTCCCCGTGCTGGATCCCGCCGACGTGCTGGCCGAGCCGTCGCCGCGGGACTCCATGGCGGCGATCGGGCTGGCGGCGGCCGTCCTCGAGCGGCGCGACCCCGACACCGTGCTGGGCTCCTTCGCCGCGGACCACGTGATCGCCGACCCGGACGCCTTCCGGGCCGCCGTGAACGCGGGTGCGGCGGCCGCGCGGGCCGGCTGGCTGGTGACGATCGGGATCGCCCCCACCCACCCGGCGACCGGGTTCGGCTACGTCCGGGTGGGTGAGCTGCTCCCGGACCTCCCGGGCGTGCATCGCGCGGAGGCGTTCGTGGAGAAGCCGTCGGCCGACGTCGCCCGGGAGTATGTCGCCGGCGGGGACCACCGCTGGAACGCCGGCATGTTCCTGGCCCGCCCCGGTGTCCTGCTCGACCTGCTGGCCGAGCAGGATCCCGACTTCGCCGCCGACCTGCGCCGCATCGCCGCCGACCCCGCGCTCCTGGAGGAGATCTGGCCGCGCCTGCCCAGGATCGCGGTGGACCATGCCGTGGCGGAGCCGGCGGCGGCCGCCGGCCGGGTGGCCGTGGTCCCGGCCGACCTCGGCTGGGACGACGTCGGCGACTTCGCCTCGCTGGGAACGGTGGCCGGGGAAGCGGGGCTGACCGTCGTGGGAGACCCGGCGCAGGTGCGCTCGGTGGACGCCTCCGGGCTGGTCGTCGCCGACGGGTCGCGGGTCGTGGCCGTCGTCGGGCTGGACGACGTGGTCGTGGTGGACACCCCGGACGCCCTGCTCGTCACCACCGCGGCGCGGGCTCAGGACGTGCGCCGGATCGTCACCGAGCTCGGCGACGAGGGGCGCGACGAGCTGCTCTGA
- a CDS encoding TIGR03089 family protein, producing MPVFHDILQPLLRADPGRPLVTFYDSASGERTELSVATYANWVAKGASLLADESGLERGQRLLVDLPTHWLGPVFLGAAWTVGLEVVWPGEEANSADAVVCGPDGVERYGDLADRLPVLASALLPLGVRFPTPPGGGIVDIGVEIWGQPDAFTPWDPPLGDDLAVTGQTHDQLWEAAAASPLAHGDRLLAESNPASPSGLGSFTGPLARSGSLVLAVNADREQLQRIRDDERVTGSGGQPALE from the coding sequence GTGCCGGTCTTCCACGACATCCTCCAGCCCCTGCTGCGTGCGGACCCGGGACGCCCGCTGGTGACGTTCTACGACTCCGCGTCCGGCGAGCGCACCGAGCTGTCGGTGGCGACGTACGCCAACTGGGTGGCCAAGGGCGCCTCGCTCCTCGCCGACGAGTCCGGCCTCGAGCGCGGCCAGCGGCTGCTCGTCGACCTCCCGACGCACTGGCTCGGCCCGGTGTTCCTCGGGGCCGCCTGGACGGTGGGGCTCGAGGTCGTCTGGCCGGGTGAGGAGGCCAACAGCGCGGACGCGGTCGTGTGCGGCCCCGACGGGGTGGAGAGGTACGGCGACCTCGCGGACCGCCTCCCGGTGCTGGCCAGCGCGCTGCTGCCCCTCGGCGTCCGCTTCCCGACCCCGCCCGGTGGCGGGATCGTGGACATCGGAGTGGAGATCTGGGGCCAGCCCGACGCCTTCACGCCCTGGGACCCGCCGCTCGGCGACGACCTCGCGGTCACCGGGCAGACCCACGACCAGCTGTGGGAGGCGGCCGCCGCGAGCCCGCTGGCCCACGGCGACCGCCTCCTGGCGGAGTCGAACCCGGCTTCCCCGTCCGGGCTCGGCTCCTTCACCGGGCCGTTGGCCCGGTCCGGCTCCCTGGTCCTCGCGGTGAACGCGGACCGGGAGCAGCTGCAGCGGATCCGGGACGACGAGCGCGTCACCGGCTCCGGAGGTCAGCCGGCGCTGGAGTAG